The following are encoded in a window of Pseudalgibacter alginicilyticus genomic DNA:
- a CDS encoding lipoprotein signal peptidase — protein sequence MSLKKAIILIIIVLLIDQISKIYIKTNFQLQDSVEVFKWFKIYFIENDGMAWGTKISDFATFISDRTAKVALTVFRVFAIFGIGYWLVNAVKNKNSKILVLSIALIFAGALGNIIDSVFYGVLFSDSYGQVASFLPETGGYDHLLHGKVVDMLYFPLWKGFLPEWLPLWGGEHFIFFNPVFNVADMAISTGFIMLVLFNGKAFSKH from the coding sequence ATGTCCTTAAAAAAAGCCATTATTCTAATCATTATTGTTTTACTTATTGACCAAATAAGTAAAATATATATTAAAACAAATTTCCAACTTCAAGACAGTGTAGAAGTTTTTAAATGGTTTAAAATTTATTTTATTGAAAATGATGGGATGGCTTGGGGTACAAAAATTAGTGATTTTGCGACATTTATTTCAGATAGAACAGCTAAGGTAGCATTAACAGTGTTTCGAGTTTTTGCCATTTTTGGAATTGGTTATTGGCTTGTAAATGCCGTGAAAAATAAAAACTCTAAAATACTAGTGCTTTCAATTGCTTTAATATTTGCAGGAGCATTAGGTAATATTATAGATTCTGTTTTTTATGGAGTGCTGTTTAGTGATAGTTACGGGCAAGTGGCTTCGTTTTTGCCAGAAACTGGAGGTTATGATCATTTACTTCACGGAAAAGTAGTAGATATGTTATATTTTCCACTATGGAAAGGCTTTTTACCTGAATGGTTACCTTTATGGGGTGGTGAGCATTTTATCTTTTTTAATCCAGTTTTTAATGTTGCCGATATGGCAATAAGTACCGGATTTATCATGTTAGTATTGTTTAATGGAAAGGCTTTTTCAAAACATTAA
- a CDS encoding 5-formyltetrahydrofolate cyclo-ligase translates to MTKTELRKKYKALRNNLSENQVDHLSLSIANQLLKLPVWEFSFYHIFLSIEEQKEVDTDYILNILSGKDKHIIISKSNFKTGEMTHFLLTDNTLIKKNKYNIPEPVDGIPIASDKIEVVFIPLLAFDTHGNRVGYGKGFYDCFLANCKPHTIKIGLSFFEAENEVLDVFKSDIPLDYCVTAKKIYSF, encoded by the coding sequence ATGACCAAAACTGAATTACGAAAAAAATATAAAGCACTTCGTAACAATTTGTCTGAAAACCAAGTGGACCATTTAAGTTTATCTATTGCAAATCAACTTTTAAAATTACCTGTTTGGGAATTTTCCTTCTACCATATTTTTCTTTCTATTGAAGAACAAAAAGAAGTAGATACAGATTATATTTTGAATATTTTATCTGGAAAAGACAAGCATATCATTATTTCTAAAAGTAATTTTAAAACAGGTGAAATGACTCATTTCCTTTTAACAGACAACACACTTATTAAAAAAAATAAATACAACATTCCTGAACCTGTGGATGGCATTCCTATTGCTTCAGATAAAATTGAAGTAGTTTTTATTCCTCTTTTAGCTTTTGATACCCATGGAAATCGAGTAGGTTATGGCAAAGGATTTTACGACTGCTTTTTAGCCAACTGCAAACCTCATACTATAAAAATTGGTCTCTCTTTTTTTGAAGCTGAAAATGAGGTTTTAGATGTTTTTAAAAGTGATATCCCGTTGGATTATTGCGTAACAGCCAAGAAAATTTATAGCTTTTAA
- a CDS encoding succinylglutamate desuccinylase/aspartoacylase family protein, with translation MIVQKNSILTILNTKIHPGESKEINFDVAKLHTSSSVDVPIIIERSKKPGPTVLFTAGIHGDEVNGVEIVRQLIAKGINKPKIGTIICIPVINIFGFINLKREFPDGRDLNRVFPGTIDGSLASRVAHKLIHDVIPNVDYIIDFHTGGSGRFNAPQIRIIKENKQLNNLAKVFGAPFVLYSKNLNKSFRDTCFKLGKPMLLFEGGKSFHIDDVITNSGVNGSKRVLHFLGMLNTKFTVSKPKKECVFINESRWQRANFSGMFRASIPIGSLIKKGDVIGNITDPYGKFNQFVKAQNSGYIINVNESPIVYQGDALFHISSKLKR, from the coding sequence ATGATAGTCCAAAAAAATAGCATATTAACTATTTTAAACACCAAAATTCATCCTGGCGAAAGCAAGGAAATCAATTTTGATGTTGCAAAACTACATACATCCTCTTCTGTAGATGTTCCTATTATTATAGAACGGTCAAAAAAACCAGGTCCCACTGTTTTGTTTACAGCAGGTATTCATGGCGACGAAGTAAATGGCGTAGAAATAGTAAGGCAACTTATTGCCAAAGGCATTAACAAACCAAAAATAGGGACTATTATTTGTATTCCTGTAATCAATATTTTTGGATTTATAAATTTAAAACGGGAATTTCCTGATGGCAGAGATTTAAACCGGGTATTCCCTGGTACAATTGATGGCTCATTAGCAAGTCGTGTTGCCCACAAATTGATACATGATGTGATTCCAAATGTAGATTATATCATAGATTTTCATACGGGAGGTTCTGGGCGTTTTAATGCCCCACAAATTCGCATTATAAAAGAAAACAAACAACTAAATAATTTAGCTAAAGTTTTTGGAGCGCCTTTTGTTTTGTACTCAAAAAACCTAAATAAATCCTTTAGAGACACCTGCTTTAAATTAGGAAAACCTATGTTGCTTTTTGAAGGTGGAAAATCATTCCATATAGATGATGTTATTACCAACTCTGGTGTAAATGGTTCCAAACGTGTATTACATTTTTTAGGTATGTTAAACACTAAATTCACTGTGTCAAAACCAAAAAAAGAGTGTGTATTTATAAATGAAAGCAGATGGCAACGCGCTAATTTTTCTGGTATGTTTAGAGCATCCATTCCTATTGGAAGCCTAATTAAAAAAGGGGATGTAATAGGTAATATTACCGACCCATATGGAAAATTTAATCAGTTTGTAAAAGCTCAAAATTCAGGCTATATTATTAATGTAAACGAATCACCAATTGTATATCAAGGGGATGCATTATTTCATATATCATCAAAATTAAAACGGTAA
- the rimK gene encoding 30S ribosomal protein S6--L-glutamate ligase has translation MNIVILSRNPQLYSTQRLFEEAKKRGHAVEIIDPLKCDIIIEKEKPTIYYKDRYLDYVDAVIPRVGASITFYGCAVVRQFEMMNVFTIATSDAIQRSRDKLRSLQRLSKAGIGMPKTVFTNYSRDVEEVIEHVGGVPVIIKLLEGTQGLGVVLAETKNAAESVLEAFNGLEARVIVQEFIKEAKGADLRALIVDGHVVGAMKRQGKEGEFRSNLHRGGSANIIKLSEDELRLAQNASRVLKLPVCGVDMLQSSRGPLLLEVNSTPGLEGIEDATGKNIAKNIITYIERNRK, from the coding sequence ATGAACATTGTTATATTATCTAGAAACCCTCAACTATATTCTACACAAAGATTGTTTGAAGAAGCGAAAAAAAGAGGACATGCTGTTGAAATTATTGACCCGCTTAAATGCGATATTATTATTGAAAAAGAAAAACCTACCATTTATTATAAAGACCGGTATTTAGATTATGTAGATGCCGTTATTCCAAGAGTTGGTGCATCTATTACCTTTTATGGATGCGCAGTGGTTCGTCAATTTGAAATGATGAATGTATTTACCATTGCAACCTCCGATGCCATACAACGTTCTAGAGATAAATTGCGAAGCTTACAACGTTTAAGCAAAGCGGGAATAGGCATGCCAAAAACGGTATTTACCAATTATTCCAGAGATGTTGAAGAAGTTATTGAACACGTAGGTGGCGTTCCTGTTATTATAAAATTATTAGAAGGCACTCAAGGTTTGGGGGTGGTTTTGGCTGAAACAAAAAATGCTGCTGAATCTGTTTTAGAAGCTTTTAACGGCCTTGAAGCCCGTGTTATTGTTCAAGAATTTATAAAAGAGGCCAAAGGCGCTGACCTTAGAGCCTTGATTGTTGATGGGCATGTAGTTGGCGCTATGAAACGCCAAGGAAAAGAAGGTGAATTTCGCTCTAATTTACATCGTGGTGGCTCTGCTAATATTATTAAACTTAGCGAAGACGAACTGCGATTGGCTCAAAATGCTTCACGCGTATTAAAATTACCTGTTTGTGGGGTAGACATGTTACAATCATCCCGTGGCCCTCTACTTTTAGAAGTCAATTCTACTCCCGGTTTGGAAGGAATAGAAGATGCTACTGGGAAAAATATCGCTAAAAATATTATCACATATATTGAACGTAACAGAAAATAA
- a CDS encoding ATP-dependent zinc protease family protein encodes MSKKIIGSVDKIDFPKLNLFDIDVKIDTGAYTSAIHCSKITEEGNRLRCTFYSKNHPNFSGKEVVFDTFSRTNVKSSNGFKENRYKIKSEVLIFGKTYKINLTLSTRDDMKFPVLIGKQFLKRKFIVDVDLQQVSFNLKTL; translated from the coding sequence ATGAGCAAAAAAATTATTGGTAGTGTTGATAAAATAGACTTTCCAAAACTCAATTTATTTGACATTGATGTTAAAATTGACACGGGAGCCTATACCTCTGCCATACATTGTTCTAAAATAACAGAAGAAGGAAATCGCTTAAGATGTACTTTTTATAGCAAAAACCATCCTAATTTTAGTGGAAAAGAAGTCGTTTTTGATACATTTTCTCGCACCAATGTTAAAAGCAGTAATGGTTTTAAAGAAAATAGATATAAAATTAAATCTGAAGTTCTCATTTTTGGAAAAACATATAAAATCAATTTAACATTAAGTACGCGAGACGACATGAAGTTTCCTGTATTAATAGGCAAACAATTTTTAAAACGTAAATTTATAGTAGATGTAGATTTACAGCAAGTATCTTTTAATTTAAAAACATTATGA
- the uvrC gene encoding excinuclease ABC subunit UvrC: MPETTLELQLKTLPNAPGVYQYYDEEGTILYVGKAKNLKKRVSSYFTKTHDNGKTRVLVKKIVSIKHIVVDTETDALLLENNLIKKHQPRYNVMLKDDKSYPWICIKKERFPRVFSTRRVFKDGSEYFGPYTSMKTVSTLLDLIKGLYHLRTCNYVLSEENIEKGKYKVCLEYHLGNCKGACEGLETEAEYQGNITAIKEILKGNFKDSLSQFKVQMKQYANDLKFEEAQKIKEKIDVLENYQAKSTIVNPKISNVDVFSIMSDESYGYVNFLQLSYGSIIRSHTLEIKKKLEETDKELLELAITEIRQRFHSKSKEIYVPFKVDLGDNIKVTIPKLGDKKHILDLSLRNAKYYRMERFKQVKITDPDRHVKRIMAQMKVDLRLSEEPRHIECFDNSNIQGTHPVAACVVFKNGKPSKKDYRHFNIKTVEGPDDFASMEEVVYRRYKRMLDENKSLPQLIIIDGGKGQLSSALKSLDALNLRNKIAIIGIAKRLEELFYPGDPIPLYLDKKSETLKIIQQLRNEAHRFGIEHHRNRRSKTALNTELETIPGIGEKTTVDLLKHFKSVKRVANAKLDELEVVVGVSRAKKIYNYYHTK; the protein is encoded by the coding sequence ATGCCTGAAACAACCTTAGAGTTACAACTAAAAACGCTGCCAAATGCTCCAGGAGTTTATCAATATTATGATGAGGAGGGAACGATTTTGTATGTTGGAAAAGCTAAGAATTTAAAAAAAAGAGTCAGTTCTTATTTTACAAAAACTCATGATAATGGAAAAACTCGGGTACTTGTAAAAAAAATAGTTAGCATTAAGCACATTGTCGTTGATACAGAAACAGATGCCTTGTTATTGGAGAATAATTTAATAAAAAAGCATCAGCCGCGCTACAACGTTATGCTAAAAGATGACAAGTCTTATCCGTGGATTTGCATAAAAAAAGAACGGTTCCCTCGAGTGTTTTCAACAAGACGTGTTTTTAAAGATGGTAGTGAATATTTTGGCCCTTATACTAGTATGAAAACGGTTTCTACTTTGTTGGATTTAATAAAAGGCTTGTATCATTTACGGACTTGCAATTACGTTCTGTCTGAAGAAAATATAGAAAAAGGCAAATACAAAGTCTGCTTAGAATATCATTTAGGAAACTGTAAAGGGGCTTGCGAGGGTTTAGAAACAGAGGCGGAATATCAAGGGAATATTACAGCTATTAAAGAAATTTTAAAAGGGAATTTTAAAGATTCTTTATCGCAGTTTAAAGTACAAATGAAACAATATGCAAATGACTTAAAATTTGAAGAAGCTCAAAAAATAAAAGAAAAAATTGATGTTTTAGAAAATTACCAAGCAAAATCTACTATTGTAAACCCTAAAATAAGTAATGTGGATGTGTTTTCTATCATGAGTGACGAAAGTTACGGATACGTTAATTTTTTGCAACTGTCCTATGGCTCCATTATTCGATCACACACTTTAGAGATAAAAAAAAAATTGGAAGAAACGGATAAAGAATTGTTAGAGCTTGCCATTACAGAAATCAGACAACGTTTTCATTCTAAATCAAAAGAAATATATGTGCCTTTTAAGGTAGATTTAGGTGACAACATAAAAGTAACAATTCCTAAATTAGGAGATAAAAAACATATTCTTGATTTATCGCTCCGGAACGCTAAGTATTACAGAATGGAGCGTTTTAAACAAGTAAAAATCACAGACCCTGATAGGCATGTAAAACGGATTATGGCCCAAATGAAAGTAGATTTAAGACTTTCTGAAGAACCACGTCACATCGAGTGTTTTGATAATTCCAATATTCAAGGTACTCACCCAGTGGCTGCATGTGTGGTGTTTAAAAATGGAAAACCAAGTAAAAAAGACTATCGTCATTTTAATATTAAAACCGTGGAGGGACCAGACGATTTTGCCTCAATGGAAGAAGTAGTATACAGGCGTTATAAAAGAATGTTAGATGAAAACAAATCGTTGCCACAGCTTATTATTATTGATGGAGGAAAAGGGCAATTGTCTTCAGCTTTAAAAAGTTTAGACGCTCTTAATTTAAGAAATAAAATAGCTATTATCGGAATTGCTAAACGTTTAGAAGAATTATTTTACCCAGGTGATCCAATTCCCTTATATTTAGATAAAAAAAGTGAAACACTCAAAATTATACAACAATTACGTAATGAAGCGCATCGTTTTGGAATTGAGCACCACAGAAATAGGCGTAGTAAAACGGCATTAAATACGGAGCTTGAAACCATTCCAGGTATTGGTGAAAAAACCACTGTAGACCTTTTAAAGCATTTTAAGTCTGTAAAGAGAGTTGCTAATGCTAAGTTAGATGAGTTGGAAGTAGTTGTTGGAGTTTCAAGAGCAAAGAAAATTTATAATTATTATCATACTAAATAA
- a CDS encoding patatin-like phospholipase family protein, with the protein MKVKFIIFILFVLVSFSAKTQNDKVRNTPKVGLVLSGGGAKGMAHIGVLKVIDSLGIQIDYVAGTSMGSMIGSLYASGYSGKQIDSIFATLNFDDFINDNLPREAKTFRERESSEKYAITLPFDDFKLKFPTAWSRGQNVYNLLSRLVMRVNSIDDFEQLPIPFFCMATDVETGQAVMLNKGNLAQSVMASSALPSLFQPVVINNQVLIDGGVINNYPIDELRDKGMDIIIGVDVQDDLATRKELVSAPEILLQINNYRTIRDMRLKSGKTDVYIKPDIKDFNVISFDESKQIISLGEKAALKKDSILSKIASQQLNKTKRIKPTKLADTIKIHSIKIDGLNNYTRAYVLGKLKLKSNTETSYADFNKGVNNLIATNNFDSFLYELEPSDSGEGYDLNTKLTESDKTTFFRAGIHYDDLYKSSLLLNLTKKQLFAKSDMASLDFILGDNVRYNFEYYIDKGFYWSIGLRSRFDEFNRNVAAQAIYPPNEEMLVNINKIALNVNDFTNQIYLQTLFRKDLSLTLGAEHKRLKLTSQTITSNSDEEETVFEKSDYLSLFGNLKFDTYDNKYFPKEGFLFDGDFNMYLYSSDFNNNFLNFSIAKGTIGYSFKLSKVFSINLEQQGGFRIGEDANPYLNFGLGGYGNRFINNFVPFYGYDFIALSGDSFIKGTFTLDAEIFRKHHINFAANYATVADDIFTSNDWVLNPNYSGYALGYAIETFIGPIEAKCTWSPETKKSIWFFNIGFWF; encoded by the coding sequence TTGAAAGTTAAATTTATCATATTTATCCTTTTTGTATTGGTATCGTTTTCTGCAAAAACGCAAAACGACAAGGTTAGAAACACCCCAAAAGTAGGTTTGGTTTTAAGTGGTGGTGGAGCAAAAGGTATGGCGCATATTGGTGTGTTAAAAGTAATTGATAGTTTAGGTATACAAATTGATTATGTAGCAGGAACTAGTATGGGATCTATGATTGGTTCCTTATATGCTTCGGGTTATTCGGGAAAGCAGATAGATTCTATTTTTGCTACTTTAAATTTTGATGATTTTATTAATGACAATTTGCCAAGAGAAGCAAAAACATTTCGCGAACGAGAAAGTTCAGAAAAATATGCAATAACCCTGCCTTTTGATGATTTTAAACTCAAATTTCCTACGGCATGGTCTAGAGGACAAAATGTTTATAATTTACTTTCTAGATTAGTAATGCGTGTTAATTCTATTGATGATTTTGAACAATTGCCTATTCCTTTTTTCTGTATGGCCACAGATGTTGAAACTGGTCAGGCTGTTATGCTCAATAAAGGAAATTTAGCACAATCTGTTATGGCAAGTAGTGCTTTGCCTTCTTTGTTTCAGCCAGTTGTTATAAATAATCAGGTTTTAATTGATGGGGGAGTTATAAATAATTATCCTATTGATGAGTTAAGAGACAAGGGCATGGACATTATAATTGGTGTAGATGTTCAAGATGATTTGGCTACCAGAAAAGAACTGGTTTCTGCACCAGAAATTTTGCTTCAAATAAATAATTATAGAACGATTAGAGATATGAGGCTAAAGTCTGGAAAAACAGATGTATATATAAAACCAGATATTAAGGATTTTAATGTAATTTCATTTGATGAAAGTAAGCAAATTATCAGCTTAGGAGAAAAGGCAGCTTTAAAAAAAGATTCAATACTTAGTAAAATAGCGTCACAGCAATTAAATAAAACCAAACGAATAAAACCTACAAAGTTAGCAGATACAATAAAAATTCATTCCATTAAAATTGACGGATTAAATAATTATACTAGAGCTTATGTTTTGGGTAAATTAAAGCTAAAAAGTAATACCGAAACCAGTTATGCCGATTTTAATAAAGGCGTCAATAATTTAATTGCAACTAATAATTTTGATAGTTTTTTGTATGAATTGGAACCTTCTGATAGTGGAGAAGGATATGATTTAAATACAAAATTGACTGAAAGTGATAAAACTACTTTTTTTCGAGCAGGTATTCATTATGATGATTTATACAAAAGTTCGTTGTTACTCAATCTTACAAAAAAACAGTTATTTGCTAAAAGTGATATGGCATCATTAGACTTTATTCTTGGAGATAATGTAAGGTATAACTTTGAATATTACATAGATAAAGGGTTTTATTGGAGTATTGGTTTACGTTCAAGATTTGATGAGTTTAATAGAAATGTTGCAGCCCAAGCTATATATCCACCAAATGAAGAAATGCTGGTTAATATCAATAAAATAGCCTTAAATGTAAATGATTTTACAAATCAGATTTATTTACAAACGCTTTTTCGTAAAGATTTATCGCTTACGTTAGGAGCGGAGCATAAAAGGTTAAAGTTAACATCACAAACCATTACAAGTAATAGTGATGAAGAAGAGACTGTTTTTGAAAAAAGCGATTATTTAAGCTTATTTGGAAATCTTAAATTTGATACTTATGATAATAAGTATTTTCCAAAAGAAGGGTTTTTATTTGATGGAGATTTTAATATGTATTTATATTCATCAGATTTCAATAACAATTTCTTGAACTTTTCCATAGCAAAAGGAACCATTGGATATTCATTTAAGTTGTCAAAGGTTTTTTCTATAAATTTAGAACAGCAAGGTGGTTTCAGAATTGGTGAAGATGCAAATCCGTATCTTAATTTTGGACTTGGTGGCTACGGAAACCGCTTTATAAATAATTTTGTTCCATTTTATGGATATGATTTTATAGCTCTTTCAGGTGATAGTTTTATAAAAGGAACATTTACTTTAGATGCTGAAATTTTCAGGAAACATCACATTAACTTTGCGGCAAATTATGCTACTGTAGCAGACGATATTTTTACTTCAAATGACTGGGTATTAAACCCAAACTATTCAGGCTACGCATTAGGCTATGCTATTGAAACCTTCATAGGCCCTATTGAAGCTAAATGTACTTGGTCTCCAGAAACAAAAAAAAGTATTTGGTTTTTTAATATAGGTTTTTGGTTTTAA
- a CDS encoding DUF3108 domain-containing protein, with protein MKKSLLTLFIIVTVQTSFAQAEVAFDTGEWFKFRMSYSGFLKAGNATLHVKDANLNGKDVYHVVGNGWTTGMIKWFFKVKDRYESYFDKKTIRPYKFVRNIDEGGHTKDIEIDFDQINNKAYVNDKKHKEKKVFDTKPNIQDMVSTFYYLRNNLETKTLKVGDEVKVDMFFDEENYGFKLKYLGEETIETDFGEIESLVFRPYVMAGRVFKEEESLTLWVSKDKNKVPLRIKADLAVGSLRADLEGFRGLKHSFNIVVNN; from the coding sequence ATGAAAAAATCACTACTTACATTATTTATAATTGTTACAGTCCAAACCAGTTTTGCTCAGGCCGAAGTTGCATTTGATACAGGCGAATGGTTTAAATTTAGAATGAGTTATAGTGGTTTTTTAAAGGCTGGAAATGCAACGCTTCATGTAAAAGATGCTAACCTAAATGGAAAAGATGTTTACCATGTTGTTGGAAATGGTTGGACCACTGGTATGATAAAATGGTTTTTTAAAGTTAAAGATAGATACGAAAGCTATTTTGATAAAAAAACCATACGACCATATAAATTTGTTAGAAATATTGATGAAGGGGGCCATACTAAGGATATAGAAATTGATTTTGATCAAATAAATAACAAAGCCTACGTAAATGATAAAAAGCATAAAGAGAAAAAGGTTTTTGATACAAAACCGAATATTCAAGATATGGTATCTACCTTTTATTATTTGCGAAATAATTTAGAAACTAAAACCTTAAAGGTTGGAGATGAGGTTAAGGTAGATATGTTTTTTGATGAAGAAAATTACGGATTTAAATTAAAATATTTAGGGGAGGAAACTATAGAAACTGATTTTGGTGAAATAGAGTCTCTTGTTTTTAGACCATATGTAATGGCAGGACGTGTATTTAAAGAAGAAGAAAGTTTAACCCTTTGGGTGTCAAAAGATAAAAATAAAGTACCTTTACGTATTAAGGCAGATTTAGCTGTAGGCTCCTTAAGGGCCGATTTAGAAGGGTTTAGAGGCCTAAAACATTCTTTCAATATTGTTGTTAATAATTAA
- a CDS encoding tryptophan 2,3-dioxygenase family protein, which yields MDSNITNRLKQKFDSLDQDLETHLEGLFYSKPITYWDYIQTDALLNLQVQRTTLPDEMVFIMYHQINELIFKMILSETNQIAQNESINALIFLDKIQRITRYFEMLTTSFSIMKEGMDVEQYSNFRTTLTPASGFQSAQYRKIEFASTELVNLIDKRFRDDFDSNTTYEKAFEHLYWQAAGKDYKTGKKTYTLTIFEQKYKDEFIRFAKFHETRNLWSVFKTLPQADQDNKSLVEAMRLYDYTVNIKWVMVHYEAANHYLNIGGHTTEATGGSEWVKYMHPKYQKRIFFPNLWTEQELENWGKVVS from the coding sequence TTGGATTCAAATATAACAAACCGACTTAAACAAAAATTTGATAGTTTAGATCAAGATTTAGAAACTCATTTAGAGGGTTTGTTCTATAGTAAACCAATTACTTATTGGGACTACATTCAAACGGATGCATTGTTAAATCTACAAGTACAACGTACTACATTGCCAGATGAGATGGTGTTTATTATGTACCATCAAATTAATGAGCTTATTTTCAAAATGATTCTATCAGAAACAAATCAGATAGCTCAAAATGAATCCATTAATGCCTTAATTTTTTTAGATAAAATACAGCGTATTACACGTTATTTTGAAATGCTTACTACCTCATTTAGTATTATGAAAGAAGGTATGGATGTAGAGCAATATTCAAATTTTAGAACCACTTTAACACCTGCAAGCGGTTTTCAAAGTGCACAGTATAGAAAAATTGAATTTGCATCTACAGAACTTGTTAATTTGATAGATAAGCGGTTTAGGGATGATTTTGATTCTAATACAACGTATGAGAAAGCTTTTGAACATTTGTATTGGCAAGCTGCAGGAAAAGATTATAAAACAGGAAAAAAAACCTATACATTAACAATTTTTGAACAGAAATACAAAGACGAATTTATTAGATTTGCAAAGTTTCATGAAACACGCAATTTGTGGAGTGTTTTTAAAACTTTACCACAAGCAGACCAAGATAACAAGTCTTTGGTAGAGGCCATGCGTCTATATGATTATACCGTAAACATAAAGTGGGTAATGGTACATTATGAAGCTGCAAATCATTATTTAAATATTGGTGGTCATACCACTGAAGCAACAGGAGGAAGTGAATGGGTAAAATATATGCATCCAAAATATCAGAAAAGAATATTTTTTCCAAATTTATGGACAGAACAAGAGTTAGAAAATTGGGGAAAAGTAGTGTCTTAA
- a CDS encoding M23 family metallopeptidase, with amino-acid sequence MDRTRVRKLGKSSVLILLMTISLTACKGKSEDSNFSDEDLAAAEFIEESVYEFGFKLDDFIVKRDTVKNGDSFGLILERNNIGYPKIFHIAEKARDTFDIRKLQIGKPYTLLCAKDSLETPKSFIYQPNVEEYVVINFEDSIHAYTSRKPITYVEKMATGVISNNISQTLEDQGLSPRLAYKMADEIYAWTIDFRRLQKGDRFKVIYTDKYIDDSIYSGVGKIKAAYFEHNKEPFYAFEFKTDTAKGIVDYFNEEAKNLRRAFLKAPVQFSRISSRYNLKRRIAVYGFQLRPHKGTDFAAPIGTPIMATANGTVTKSAYAGGNGNYVKIRHNATYETQYLHMKKRNVKVGQFVKQGDIIGWVGMTGNTGGPHVCYRFWVNGSQVDPFKQKLPEAKPISDSLKIKFSEYIQPIKSKLDSIPFDEIISKNESNTNLITQLN; translated from the coding sequence ATGGACAGAACAAGAGTTAGAAAATTGGGGAAAAGTAGTGTCTTAATTTTATTAATGACTATAAGCCTAACAGCTTGTAAGGGAAAATCAGAAGACTCCAATTTTTCAGATGAAGATTTAGCTGCGGCAGAGTTTATTGAAGAATCTGTTTATGAGTTTGGATTTAAGTTAGACGATTTTATTGTTAAAAGAGATACCGTAAAAAACGGTGATAGTTTTGGTTTAATTCTTGAACGTAATAATATAGGTTATCCTAAAATATTTCATATTGCAGAAAAGGCAAGAGATACTTTTGATATTAGAAAACTCCAAATAGGAAAACCATACACTTTATTATGTGCTAAAGATTCTTTAGAAACTCCAAAGTCATTTATATACCAGCCAAATGTTGAAGAATATGTGGTGATTAATTTTGAAGATTCTATACATGCTTATACCAGTAGAAAGCCAATTACCTATGTAGAAAAAATGGCTACTGGTGTTATTTCTAATAATATATCTCAAACTCTAGAAGATCAAGGTTTAAGTCCAAGGTTGGCCTATAAAATGGCAGATGAAATTTATGCGTGGACAATTGATTTTAGACGTCTTCAAAAAGGAGATCGTTTTAAAGTTATTTATACAGATAAATACATTGATGATTCTATTTATTCAGGTGTAGGAAAAATAAAAGCAGCCTATTTTGAACATAATAAAGAACCTTTTTATGCATTTGAATTTAAAACAGATACTGCAAAAGGTATTGTTGATTATTTTAATGAAGAAGCTAAAAACTTGCGCCGTGCTTTTTTAAAAGCTCCAGTTCAGTTTAGTCGTATTTCATCACGATATAATTTAAAAAGGCGAATTGCGGTTTATGGTTTTCAATTACGCCCGCATAAAGGTACAGATTTTGCGGCTCCTATAGGGACTCCCATTATGGCAACAGCAAATGGTACTGTTACAAAATCTGCTTATGCTGGTGGCAATGGCAATTATGTGAAAATTAGACATAATGCTACTTACGAAACTCAGTATTTGCATATGAAAAAACGCAATGTTAAGGTGGGCCAATTTGTAAAACAAGGTGATATTATTGGTTGGGTTGGCATGACAGGTAATACTGGAGGGCCACACGTTTGTTATCGTTTTTGGGTTAATGGAAGTCAAGTAGATCCGTTTAAGCAAAAATTACCAGAAGCCAAGCCTATTTCAGATAGTTTGAAAATTAAATTTTCGGAGTATATTCAGCCTATAAAATCAAAATTAGACAGCATTCCTTTTGATGAGATTATTTCTAAAAACGAATCAAATACTAACTTAATTACACAGCTAAACTAA